The following proteins come from a genomic window of Sphaerisporangium rubeum:
- a CDS encoding TcmI family type II polyketide cyclase: MHRTLIVARMEPSETEAVAKIFAESDASELPHLIGVARRTLFRFHDLYFHLVEADADITPNLYKARTHPLYGEINQRLSEHIRPYDPGWREPKDAMADPFYTWEASHA, encoded by the coding sequence GTGCATCGGACGCTAATCGTGGCGCGGATGGAACCCTCCGAGACCGAGGCGGTCGCCAAGATCTTCGCCGAATCGGACGCCAGCGAACTACCCCACCTCATCGGGGTCGCACGGCGCACCCTGTTCCGCTTCCACGACCTCTACTTCCACCTCGTCGAAGCCGACGCAGACATCACCCCCAACCTCTACAAAGCCCGCACCCACCCCCTCTACGGCGAGATCAACCAACGCCTCAGCGAACACATCCGCCCCTACGACCCGGGCTGGCGCGAACCCAAGGACGCCATGGCCGACCCCTTCTACACCTGGGAGGCCAGCCATGCCTGA
- a CDS encoding cupin domain-containing protein: MPDTHLTKITAHDVPPNHRRGGDIRVLLSPKTVGSTSGFMGVAYLQPGEHFVEHYHPYSEEFMYMVRGTVTATIDGHQKITLTPGESMMIPPNIRHRVDNHGDQEACMVFHASPLAPRPDLGHVDTEHPATTGTGGTTTGTPR, from the coding sequence ATGCCTGACACCCACCTCACCAAGATCACCGCACACGACGTCCCCCCCAACCACCGCCGCGGCGGCGACATCCGCGTCCTGCTCAGCCCCAAAACCGTCGGATCCACCTCCGGCTTCATGGGAGTCGCCTACCTCCAGCCCGGCGAACACTTCGTCGAGCACTACCACCCCTACTCCGAGGAATTCATGTACATGGTCCGCGGCACCGTCACCGCGACCATCGACGGCCACCAGAAGATCACCCTCACCCCCGGCGAGAGCATGATGATCCCGCCGAACATCCGCCACCGCGTCGACAACCACGGCGACCAAGAAGCCTGCATGGTCTTCCACGCCTCCCCCCTCGCCCCCCGACCCGACCTCGGCCACGTCGACACCGAACACCCCGCCACCACAGGCACCGGCGGCACCACCACAGGAACCCCCCGGTGA
- a CDS encoding beta-ketoacyl-ACP synthase II: protein MTHTGTRPTARRRATRRPGATRPTTPRHERRVVITGIGVAAPGGIGVPAFWDLLTSGRTATRGITLFDPTGFRSRIAAECDFDPTAHGLTPQQARRMDRAAQLGVVSTREALTDSGLTHTHIPPERLGVSIGSAVGCTMGLEQEYVVLSDAGRHWLVDPTYAVPHLYGYMIPSTMATEIAWEAGAEGPVALISTGCTAGLDSIAHGYTLVKEGSADAVVAGATDAPVSPITVACFDAIKATSPSNDDPTHASRPFDLDRNGFVLGEGAAILILEEHTTATRRGATIYAEIIGTAGRSNAYHMTGLKPDGREMAEAIRTAMNHAHLDPQDIDYINAHGSGTRQNDRHETAAFKTALGHHAHRIPVSSIKSMIGHSLGAIGSIEVAACALALTHGVVPPTANLHTADPECDLDYVPLTARHQPLDVVLSVGSGFGGFQTAMLLARHRGRRPARAPRKGGTQ, encoded by the coding sequence GTGACCCACACCGGCACCCGCCCCACCGCACGGCGCCGGGCCACGCGGCGGCCCGGCGCCACCCGCCCCACCACCCCCCGCCACGAACGCCGCGTCGTCATCACCGGCATCGGCGTCGCCGCACCCGGCGGCATCGGCGTCCCCGCCTTCTGGGACCTGCTCACCTCAGGCCGCACCGCCACCCGCGGCATCACCCTGTTCGACCCCACCGGCTTCCGGTCCCGCATCGCCGCCGAATGCGACTTCGACCCCACCGCACACGGCCTCACCCCCCAGCAGGCCCGCCGCATGGACCGCGCCGCGCAACTCGGCGTCGTCAGCACCCGCGAAGCCCTCACCGACAGCGGCCTCACCCACACCCACATCCCCCCAGAACGCCTCGGCGTGTCCATCGGCAGCGCCGTCGGCTGCACCATGGGCCTCGAACAGGAATACGTCGTCCTCAGCGACGCCGGACGCCACTGGCTCGTCGACCCCACCTACGCCGTCCCCCACCTGTACGGCTACATGATCCCCAGCACCATGGCCACCGAGATCGCCTGGGAAGCCGGCGCAGAGGGCCCCGTCGCCCTCATCTCCACCGGCTGCACCGCCGGCCTCGACTCCATCGCCCACGGCTACACCCTCGTCAAAGAAGGCTCAGCCGACGCCGTCGTCGCCGGCGCCACCGACGCACCCGTCTCCCCCATCACCGTCGCCTGCTTCGACGCCATCAAAGCCACCTCACCCAGCAACGACGACCCCACCCACGCCTCACGACCCTTCGACCTCGACCGCAACGGCTTCGTCCTCGGCGAAGGCGCCGCCATCCTCATCCTCGAAGAACACACCACCGCCACCCGCCGCGGCGCCACCATCTACGCCGAAATCATCGGCACCGCCGGCCGCAGCAACGCCTACCACATGACCGGCCTCAAACCCGACGGCCGCGAAATGGCAGAAGCCATCCGCACCGCCATGAACCACGCCCACCTCGACCCCCAAGACATCGACTACATCAACGCACACGGCTCAGGCACCCGCCAGAACGACCGCCACGAAACCGCCGCGTTCAAAACCGCACTCGGCCACCACGCACACCGCATCCCCGTCAGCTCCATCAAATCCATGATCGGCCACTCACTCGGCGCCATCGGCTCCATCGAAGTCGCCGCCTGCGCACTCGCCCTCACCCACGGCGTCGTCCCCCCCACCGCCAACCTCCACACCGCCGACCCCGAATGCGACCTCGACTACGTCCCGCTCACCGCCAGGCACCAGCCCCTGGACGTCGTCCTCAGCGTCGGCAGCGGCTTCGGCGGCTTCCAGACCGCCATGCTGCTCGCCCGCCACCGCGGACGCCGCCCCGCCCGCGCACCACGGAAAGGCGGCACCCAATGA
- a CDS encoding ketosynthase chain-length factor, producing the protein MTHTTDHTTDRPVITGIGITAPNGLGTHAYWQATLDGKSGIGPITRFDAERYPVRLAGEVTGFDDTEHIPSRIAVQTDHWSHLGLTAADMALTDAGIDPTTLPEYEMAVVTASSSGGTEFGQREIEKLWAQGPQYVGVYQSIAWFYAATTGQISIRHGMRGPCGVICTEQAGGLDVTAHARRLLNNGARVVVTGGTDASLCPYGLVAQLSTGHLSTRDDPEHAYLPFDTDACGYIPGEGGAMLIAETPATAHARGARPYGALAGYAATFDPRPRPGEPPLSNLRRAITTALHQAHLTPADIDVVFADALGVPAHDRQEAHAITTVFGPCAVPVTAPKTMTGRLYAGGAALDLATALLAIRDGVIPPTTGVRALAPGCDIDLVRNTPRDGPVRNALILARGHGGFNAACVLTTP; encoded by the coding sequence ATGACCCACACCACCGACCACACCACCGACCGGCCCGTCATCACCGGCATCGGCATCACCGCACCCAACGGACTCGGCACCCACGCCTACTGGCAAGCCACCCTCGACGGCAAAAGCGGCATCGGCCCCATCACCCGCTTCGACGCCGAACGCTACCCCGTCCGCCTCGCCGGCGAAGTCACCGGCTTCGACGACACCGAACACATCCCAAGCCGCATCGCCGTACAAACCGACCACTGGAGCCACCTCGGCCTCACCGCCGCCGACATGGCCCTCACCGACGCCGGCATCGACCCCACCACCCTCCCCGAATACGAAATGGCCGTCGTCACCGCCTCCTCCTCAGGCGGCACCGAATTCGGCCAACGCGAAATCGAGAAACTCTGGGCCCAAGGCCCCCAATACGTCGGCGTCTACCAATCCATCGCCTGGTTCTACGCCGCCACCACCGGCCAGATCTCCATCCGCCACGGCATGCGCGGCCCCTGCGGCGTCATCTGCACCGAACAAGCAGGCGGCCTCGACGTCACCGCACACGCACGCCGCCTCCTCAACAACGGCGCACGCGTCGTCGTCACCGGCGGCACCGACGCCTCCCTGTGCCCCTACGGCCTCGTCGCACAACTATCCACCGGACACCTCTCCACCCGCGACGACCCCGAACACGCCTACCTCCCCTTCGACACCGACGCCTGCGGCTACATCCCCGGCGAAGGCGGCGCCATGCTCATCGCCGAAACCCCCGCCACCGCACACGCACGCGGCGCACGCCCCTACGGCGCACTCGCCGGCTACGCCGCCACCTTCGACCCCCGCCCCCGGCCCGGCGAACCCCCCCTGTCCAACCTCCGCCGCGCCATCACCACCGCCCTCCACCAAGCACACCTCACCCCCGCCGACATCGACGTCGTCTTCGCCGACGCACTCGGCGTCCCCGCACACGACCGCCAAGAAGCCCACGCCATCACCACCGTCTTCGGCCCCTGCGCCGTCCCCGTCACCGCCCCCAAGACCATGACAGGACGCCTCTACGCCGGCGGCGCCGCACTCGACCTCGCCACCGCACTCCTCGCCATCCGCGACGGCGTCATCCCCCCCACCACCGGCGTCCGCGCCCTCGCCCCCGGCTGCGACATCGACCTCGTCAGGAACACCCCACGCGACGGCCCCGTCCGCAACGCACTCATCCTCGCCCGCGGCCACGGCGGCTTCAACGCCGCCTGCGTCCTCACCACCCCCTGA
- a CDS encoding acyl carrier protein: MTHFDLDDMRRIMSGCAGVPETVDLAGDIGHTTFVDLGYDSLAVLEMTARIQQELGIRIPDDAVDDMKTPQAAVDYVNRRLTTA, from the coding sequence ATGACCCACTTCGACCTCGACGACATGAGACGCATCATGAGCGGCTGCGCCGGCGTCCCCGAAACCGTCGACCTCGCCGGCGACATCGGCCACACCACCTTCGTCGACCTCGGCTACGACTCCCTCGCCGTCCTCGAGATGACCGCACGCATCCAGCAAGAACTCGGCATCCGCATCCCCGACGACGCCGTCGACGACATGAAAACCCCCCAAGCCGCCGTCGACTACGTCAACCGCCGCCTCACCACCGCCTGA
- a CDS encoding SRPBCC family protein yields the protein MAGHVDNEIIIAAPMDLVWTMTNDVTSWPTLFSEYKSTQILERRGPTIRFRLTMHPDPDGNEWSWISERTPDPTTRTVHAHRVEPGWFKYMNLFWEYTQVPDAVRMRWIQDFEMKPDAPLSDKQMTKRLNDNTVIQMNRIRQLVEEAADRTAPAPM from the coding sequence ATGGCAGGACACGTCGACAACGAGATCATCATCGCCGCCCCCATGGACCTGGTCTGGACCATGACCAACGACGTCACCTCATGGCCCACCCTGTTCAGCGAATACAAATCCACCCAAATACTCGAACGCCGCGGCCCCACCATCCGCTTCCGCCTCACCATGCACCCCGACCCCGACGGCAACGAATGGAGCTGGATCTCAGAACGCACCCCCGACCCCACCACCCGCACCGTACACGCACACCGCGTCGAACCCGGCTGGTTCAAATACATGAACCTCTTCTGGGAATACACCCAGGTCCCCGACGCCGTCCGCATGCGCTGGATCCAGGACTTCGAAATGAAACCCGACGCACCACTCAGCGACAAACAAATGACCAAACGCCTCAACGACAACACCGTCATCCAGATGAACCGCATCCGCCAACTCGTCGAAGAAGCCGCCGACCGCACCGCACCCGCCCCCATGTGA
- a CDS encoding antibiotic biosynthesis monooxygenase family protein gives MNHTDTVYRVMVKMRIHPGMERDFEKTWRDIATTIARHPANIAQSIAKSPDEDGVYYITSDWQNKQRFHEFEHSPEHAANRMRLDPYRDPAGTSMTPMHVTATHPSRPQPGRVRVALYLNEPENDRGSIETAYHQISTTLRGRTGLRGNELLRSLRDPGRYAVLSEWDDIPTYREWERSPEHLPTTSPLARYHDKGLGIFGSYEVLAAY, from the coding sequence ATGAACCACACCGACACCGTCTACCGCGTCATGGTCAAAATGCGCATCCACCCCGGCATGGAACGCGACTTCGAAAAAACCTGGCGCGACATCGCCACCACCATCGCACGCCACCCCGCCAACATCGCACAATCCATCGCCAAAAGCCCCGACGAGGACGGCGTCTACTACATCACCAGCGACTGGCAGAACAAACAACGCTTCCACGAATTCGAACACAGCCCAGAACACGCCGCCAACCGCATGCGCCTCGACCCCTACCGCGACCCCGCCGGCACATCGATGACCCCCATGCACGTCACCGCCACCCACCCCAGCCGCCCCCAACCCGGCCGCGTACGCGTCGCCCTCTACCTCAACGAACCAGAGAACGACCGAGGCTCCATCGAAACCGCCTACCACCAGATCAGCACCACCCTCCGCGGCCGCACCGGCCTCCGCGGCAACGAACTCCTCCGCTCCCTCCGCGACCCCGGCCGCTACGCCGTACTCAGCGAATGGGACGACATCCCCACCTACCGCGAATGGGAACGCAGCCCCGAACACCTCCCCACCACCTCCCCACTCGCCCGCTACCACGACAAAGGCCTCGGCATCTTCGGCTCCTACGAAGTCCTCGCCGCCTACTGA
- a CDS encoding SchA/CurD-like domain-containing protein encodes MPYAMLTFRIKPGHEEELAEIFSAAPPLESPIVTDDRGEETARLIGTGVFVKDDVLVRLVHYEGDFTGIARHLAAQQHVHVIESRIVPFLTETRDTGTPEGFAAFFRNARMRCLTQSSSEPHSTPL; translated from the coding sequence ATGCCCTACGCCATGCTCACCTTCCGCATCAAACCCGGCCACGAAGAAGAACTCGCCGAAATCTTCTCCGCCGCACCACCCCTGGAATCCCCCATCGTCACCGACGACCGCGGCGAGGAAACCGCACGCCTCATCGGCACCGGCGTCTTCGTCAAAGACGACGTCCTCGTCCGCCTCGTCCACTACGAAGGCGACTTCACCGGCATCGCCCGCCACCTCGCCGCACAACAACACGTCCACGTCATAGAAAGCCGCATCGTCCCGTTCCTCACAGAAACCCGCGACACCGGCACACCCGAAGGCTTCGCCGCCTTCTTCCGCAACGCACGCATGCGCTGCCTCACCCAATCCTCCAGCGAACCCCACTCCACCCCCCTGTAA
- a CDS encoding MarR family transcriptional regulator, with protein sequence MPASTDHTADIDLLEAVPRETATLRTQAHRLVTALALRTGLTVPQFRCLALLCRRGPLTPAELATQAHLPPSAATSVTTRLENDGLVRRTTAADGRVLLHATPRARLGPAFRELRETWHSLLRGQDDDLALIAGLLADGRRLSDLVIGIVS encoded by the coding sequence ATGCCCGCCAGCACCGACCACACCGCGGACATCGACCTCCTCGAAGCCGTCCCCCGCGAAACCGCCACCCTGCGCACCCAGGCCCACCGCCTCGTCACCGCACTCGCCCTGCGCACCGGCCTCACCGTGCCACAGTTCCGCTGCCTGGCCCTGCTGTGCCGCCGCGGCCCCCTCACCCCCGCCGAACTCGCCACCCAGGCCCACCTCCCCCCCTCCGCCGCCACCTCCGTCACCACGCGCCTGGAGAACGACGGCCTCGTCCGCCGCACCACCGCCGCCGACGGCCGCGTCCTGCTGCACGCCACCCCCCGCGCACGCCTCGGCCCGGCGTTCCGCGAGCTCCGCGAGACCTGGCACTCCCTGCTGCGCGGCCAGGACGACGACCTGGCCCTCATCGCCGGGCTGCTGGCCGATGGGCGAAGGTTGTCTGACCTTGTGATCGGCATCGTCAGTTGA